In one Nicotiana sylvestris chromosome 8, ASM39365v2, whole genome shotgun sequence genomic region, the following are encoded:
- the LOC104213012 gene encoding uncharacterized protein gives MSRLIGGGEPNVKEKELLMEREVFDETYIKRFNTYVDFSSPPRHIFGKQIRDSGDAQSIDANFKKLFDGQAMLNKEIGKDKFAELFKALEIKNKNNEKETNNYGDLIGQVSKDGDTNSIYFQHLQDNQQDKIDVHDHDINVDNDKQEYRNVNDADENIERNNMDMLSAGEMVLYGQWGEILETQMVGVTKSQIIKPFTRDVPNNITPVNVPRKRRPAAVFKSPYVNDFSSGGNPVEDKQNNFAANVKLPFEASITEEASFEMLHEFAKWVDIGLKGKRGTPYS, from the exons ATGAGCAGACTAATTGGAGGGGGGGAGCCGAATGTGAAGGAGAAAGAGTTGCTGATGGAAAGGGAGGTATTTGATGAAACTTATATTAAAAGATTCAACACTTATGTTGATTTTTCCTCTCCTCCGCGTCATATATTTGGCAAACAGATCAGAGACAGTGGCGATGCTCAATCAATTGATGCGAATTTTAAAAAGCTTTTTGATGGTCAAGCTATGCTGAATAAAGAAATTGGAAAG GACAAATTTGCCGAGCTTTTTAAAGCTCTTGAAATTAAAAACAAGAACAATGAAAAAGAGACCAACAATTATGGTGACTTGATTGGACAAGTCAGTAAGGATGGTGATACCAATTCAATATATTTTCAGCATCTCCAGGACAATCAACAAGACAAAATCGATGTTCATGATCATGATATAAATGTGGACAATGACAAACAAGAATATCGTAACGTCAATGATGCTGATGAAAATATAGAACGCAACAATATGGACATGCTTTCTG CTGGAGAAATGGTATTGTACGGACAGTGGGGTGAAATATTGGAGACTCAGATGGTGGGAGTAACAAAATCACAGATTATTAAGCCATTTACGCGTGATGTGCCAAATAATATCACACCTGTAAATGTGCCAAGAAAGAGACGTCCGGCAGCTGTGTTTAAGTCCCCATATGTAAATGATTTTAGTTCAGGTGGCAACCCAGTTGAAGATAAGCAGAACAATTTTGCTGCAAATGTAAAGCTTCCTTTTGAAGCAAGTATTACAGAAGAAGCTAGTTTTGAAATGCTTCATGAGTTTGCCAAATGGGTTGATATTGGTCTGAAGGGAAAAAG ggGAACGCCATATTCGTAG
- the LOC104213010 gene encoding uncharacterized protein, whose protein sequence is MPKPFVHRVVNDFVLSRFFFRSDHQKVKGWLNNSLNKKWKEFRLKLWHEAEDPLLSKEDIIKNAPEGIPMDQWALYVNYRFKGETKKFSYFDSWALCLRNQRIRGQLTLPHTSGAMSLARRRDLMKKMGKEVDRGKVWTETHKRKDGSYERIEEIRRQRPENLAEISLNDVLGVVFGPEHPGHVQGLGMGAVPTVVFKQTSCRGGCFYMSSSSASAPPPQWVQEMTNMRSQLNALTSLFQMTIENIPEEFAHLFPTPAQAPNLGDGVPSPTRPRRSFDESGANDN, encoded by the exons ATGCCTAAACCTTTTGTGCACCGTGTTGTTAATGATTTTGTATTG TCTCGATTTTTCTTTAGGAGTGATCATCAAAAGGTAAAAGGTTGGCTTAACAATTCGCTTAACAAAAAGTGGAAGGAATTCAGGCTTAAACTATGGCATGAGGCCGAGGATCCATTATTGAGCAAAGAAGATATCATTAAGAATGCTCCAGAAGGCATTCCCATGGACCAATGGGCATTGTATGTTAACTACCGGttcaaaggggaaacaaag AAATTCTCCTATTTTGACTCGTGGGCGCTTTGCTTGAGAAATCAACGGATTCGAGGACAACTAACACTTCCTCATACTAGTGGTGCTATGAGTCTGGCTAGAAGAAGGGATTTGATG aagaaaatgggaaaagaagttGATCGAGGCAAAGTGTGGACCGAGACTCATAAGAGGAAAGATGGGAGTTAT gaaagaattgaagaaattcgAAGACAAAGGCCAGAAAATCTGGCAGAAATTTCACTGAATGATGTGCTTGGTGTAGTCTTCGGTCCCGAGCACCCTGGCCATGTTCAAGGCTTAGGCATGGGTGCAGTTCCAACTGTAGTATTCAAGCAAACATCATGCCGAGGTGGTTGTTTTTATATGAGCTCATCTAGCGCTAGTGCTCCACCTCCGCAATGGGTGCAAGAGATGACAAATATGAGATCACAATTAAATGCACTAACTAGCTTATTTCAAATGACAATTGAAAATATCCCGGAGGAGTTTGCTCACTTATTTCCGACTCCTGCACAG GCACCCAATTTAGGAGATGGCGTTCCGTCACCAACTAGGCCAAGAAGATCCTTTGATGAAAGCGGAGCAAATGACAATTAG